The following are from one region of the Phormidium sp. PBR-2020 genome:
- a CDS encoding Uma2 family endonuclease: MGMVSQEFHPLPPRDVLPTMYDLPSENPEEPGLPDEFHLRQPELLRLTFRPPTYGEDELFTASDLNLYYDVRHPQWYKRPDWFAVLGVPKLYEERDLRLSYVTWQEGVYPFVAVELLSPGTEAEDLGRSLRDASRPPNKWTVYEQILRIPYYFVFNRYTDEFQAFGLITNAYQPLPLDGLGVWLEEVQLGLGLWEGTYQGISRRWLRWYRQGGHWVLTPEELERERANRAEEEVRRLRDRLQQLGINPEEFQG; this comes from the coding sequence ATGGGTATGGTATCTCAAGAGTTTCATCCGTTACCTCCTCGTGATGTCTTACCGACGATGTATGACTTACCCAGTGAGAATCCGGAGGAGCCTGGTTTGCCCGACGAGTTCCATCTACGCCAACCGGAGTTATTGCGCTTAACCTTCCGTCCCCCCACCTATGGGGAGGATGAGTTGTTTACGGCCAGTGACCTCAATCTCTACTACGATGTTCGCCACCCGCAATGGTATAAACGCCCCGATTGGTTCGCAGTGTTGGGGGTTCCTAAACTCTATGAGGAACGGGATTTGCGGTTGAGTTATGTCACCTGGCAGGAGGGGGTGTATCCGTTTGTGGCGGTTGAGTTGTTGTCACCGGGAACAGAGGCGGAGGATTTGGGGCGCAGTTTACGAGATGCCAGTCGCCCGCCGAATAAATGGACGGTGTATGAGCAGATTTTACGGATTCCTTATTATTTCGTCTTTAATCGCTATACGGATGAGTTTCAAGCGTTTGGCTTGATAACGAATGCCTATCAACCCCTACCTCTGGATGGTTTGGGGGTTTGGTTGGAGGAGGTTCAGTTAGGCTTAGGACTCTGGGAGGGAACCTATCAGGGCATTAGTCGCCGCTGGCTACGCTGGTATCGCCAGGGAGGCCATTGGGTTCTGACACCGGAGGAGTTGGAACGAGAACGGGCAAATCGGGCTGAAGAGGAGGTGCGACGTTTGCGCGATCGCCTACAACAATTGGGCATCAATCCCGAGGAGTTCCAGGGATAA
- the gyrA gene encoding DNA topoisomerase (ATP-hydrolyzing) subunit A, with protein MTIAEERIVPTDLGNEMSQSYLEYAMSVIVGRALPDARDGLKPVHRRILYAMHELGLYHDRPFRKCARVVGEVLGKYHPHGDTAVYDALVRMAQPFSMRSPLIEGHGNFGSVDNDPPAAMRYTESRLQRFSSVSLLQDIDSDTVDFADNFDGSQQEPIVLPARIPQLLVNGSSGIAVGMATNIPPHNVGELVDGLVALIHNPELSDLDLMEYIPGPDFPTGGQILGTSTIRDAYTTGRGSITMRGVANIETLERRGAPDREAVIVTELPYQTNKAALIEKIADLVNDKKLEGISDIRDESDRDGMRIVIELKRDAYPRVVLNNLYKQTPIQNNFGANMLALVDGEPQLLSLRRFLQVFLDFRIETITRRTRYELRKAQERDHLLQGLLIALEHLDGVIRLIRQSPDSASAKTQLIQDYNLSDYQADAILQMQLRRLTALEADKIQQEHEALQETIADLEDILARRERVLEIIKAELLELKEIFATPRRTEILRDEGDLDDTDLIANEQALILVTEQGYIKRMPVNTFEAQNRATRGKSGTKMKEDDGIAHFLTCCDHDHILFFSDRGVVYSVKAYQIPTGSRTSRGIPIVQLLPIPRDEKITSVVPISEFSDDNYLIMLTQGGNIKKTALSAFANIRANGLIAISLSEGDELRWVRLARAEDSIIIGSRLGMAIHFKADHDQLRPLGRATRGVKSMNLRDDDTLISMDVLPSSVVATLEDTDESEVDDIAETDETGDETGDENDEATSNGEGPWVLIVTTGGYGKRVPVSQFRLQRRAGKGTISTKFKSHLKEDSVVGLIVVNEEDELMMVTMRGIIIRQAASAITPQSRSATGIRVQRLDKDDAIAAVAIVPPAAEETELDEGLSED; from the coding sequence ATGACCATTGCTGAAGAGCGGATCGTTCCAACAGATTTAGGGAACGAAATGTCCCAATCTTACCTCGAATACGCCATGAGCGTCATCGTGGGTCGAGCCTTACCCGATGCCCGAGATGGACTCAAACCCGTCCACCGCCGCATTCTCTATGCCATGCACGAATTGGGCCTCTACCACGATCGCCCCTTTCGTAAATGCGCCCGTGTGGTGGGGGAAGTCCTCGGGAAATACCATCCCCACGGAGACACCGCCGTCTATGATGCCCTGGTGCGCATGGCTCAACCGTTTTCCATGCGATCGCCCCTAATCGAAGGTCATGGTAACTTCGGCTCCGTCGATAACGATCCCCCGGCTGCCATGCGGTACACCGAAAGCCGCCTGCAACGGTTTAGTAGCGTATCCCTGCTGCAAGACATCGACTCCGACACCGTTGACTTCGCCGACAACTTCGATGGCTCGCAACAAGAACCCATCGTTCTCCCCGCCAGAATCCCCCAACTCCTCGTCAACGGCTCCTCAGGAATTGCCGTGGGGATGGCCACCAACATCCCTCCCCATAACGTGGGAGAACTCGTAGACGGCTTAGTAGCCTTAATTCATAACCCCGAATTAAGCGATCTGGACTTAATGGAGTATATCCCCGGGCCCGACTTCCCAACTGGGGGTCAAATTCTGGGAACCAGTACCATTCGCGATGCCTACACCACCGGACGCGGTTCCATCACCATGCGAGGCGTCGCCAACATCGAAACCTTAGAACGGCGTGGGGCCCCCGATCGCGAGGCCGTCATTGTCACCGAACTACCCTACCAAACCAACAAAGCGGCCCTAATCGAGAAAATCGCCGACTTAGTCAACGACAAAAAACTAGAGGGAATTTCCGACATTCGCGACGAGAGCGATCGCGACGGAATGCGGATTGTCATCGAACTCAAACGAGATGCCTATCCTCGGGTGGTTCTCAACAACCTCTACAAACAAACCCCCATCCAAAACAACTTCGGGGCCAACATGCTGGCCTTAGTCGACGGCGAACCGCAACTACTGTCTCTGCGTCGTTTCCTACAAGTCTTCCTAGACTTTCGCATCGAGACGATTACCCGTCGCACCCGTTACGAACTGCGTAAAGCCCAAGAACGGGATCACCTCCTACAAGGCTTACTCATCGCCCTCGAACATCTCGATGGCGTGATTCGTCTGATTCGCCAGTCCCCCGACAGTGCCTCCGCCAAAACCCAACTCATCCAGGATTATAATCTCTCCGACTATCAAGCCGATGCCATTCTGCAAATGCAGTTGCGTCGTTTGACAGCCTTAGAAGCCGACAAAATCCAACAAGAACATGAGGCCCTGCAAGAAACCATTGCCGATTTAGAAGATATCTTAGCCCGGCGAGAGCGAGTCCTAGAAATCATCAAAGCCGAACTCCTCGAACTCAAAGAAATCTTCGCCACCCCTCGCCGGACTGAAATTCTCAGAGACGAAGGAGACCTCGACGACACCGACTTAATTGCCAACGAACAGGCCTTAATCCTGGTGACCGAACAGGGCTATATCAAACGGATGCCCGTCAACACCTTTGAAGCCCAAAACCGGGCCACTCGGGGTAAATCAGGAACCAAGATGAAAGAGGATGATGGCATCGCCCATTTCCTCACCTGTTGCGACCATGACCACATCCTCTTTTTCAGCGATCGCGGCGTCGTCTATAGCGTCAAAGCCTACCAAATCCCCACCGGTTCTAGGACCTCCCGAGGCATCCCGATTGTGCAACTGTTGCCCATTCCTCGGGATGAAAAAATCACCTCCGTGGTTCCCATCAGCGAGTTTAGCGATGACAACTATCTGATCATGCTCACTCAGGGAGGCAACATTAAGAAAACCGCCCTCTCTGCCTTTGCTAACATTCGGGCCAACGGTTTAATTGCTATTTCCTTAAGTGAGGGAGATGAATTACGTTGGGTACGTCTAGCTCGGGCTGAAGATAGTATTATTATCGGCTCCCGTCTGGGCATGGCCATTCACTTCAAAGCCGATCATGACCAACTCCGGCCCCTGGGCCGGGCAACTCGTGGGGTGAAGTCGATGAACCTACGGGATGACGACACCCTCATTAGCATGGATGTCTTGCCCAGTAGTGTTGTCGCAACCCTAGAGGACACCGACGAAAGTGAGGTCGATGACATAGCCGAAACAGATGAGACTGGCGATGAGACTGGCGATGAAAACGATGAGGCCACCTCAAACGGTGAAGGGCCTTGGGTCTTAATTGTCACCACCGGAGGCTACGGAAAACGAGTTCCCGTCTCTCAATTCCGCCTGCAACGCCGGGCCGGTAAAGGGACCATTTCCACCAAGTTTAAATCTCATCTCAAAGAGGACAGTGTGGTGGGGTTAATCGTCGTCAACGAAGAGGATGAATTAATGATGGTCACCATGCGGGGAATTATCATCCGCCAAGCCGCCAGTGCCATCACCCCCCAATCTCGTTCAGCTACCGGGATTCGGGTGCAGCGACTCGACAAAGATGATGCGATCGCCGCTGTGGCCATTGTCCCCCCAGCCGCTGAGGAAACTGAGTTAGACGAAGGACTCAGCGAAGATTAG
- a CDS encoding J domain-containing protein, giving the protein MAKKKKQQQGNHQVSEATLASTSPDARFEFLQERQKKVLTLIKRKQTELSNLTTQIQEIARSMFSHGQPIYEQAQKLDSEIHELFQDIFTKRKLGKKTKREIREVYEILQFTGRISPKFDEDDEDFAREEEAEAERSHPDGEDEGFFNDQGDSDWGGHSPFENTHTPRPSRDMRRLFLKLADRFHPDKIADPEKHQHYTEIMKEVNIAYKSGDFARLLEIERQSDDEADIETSENDRDRQCKQLEQDLKILEQQYEQLKSQVRQARNTPQGMMVKEYRKAQREGTDLVEESLEEFEEELESLEDLRNFIRDFRDKKITIKEFLRGPSYSEQDMPETVEDIIDELAKLGVHIHFNS; this is encoded by the coding sequence ATGGCTAAAAAAAAGAAACAACAACAAGGCAATCATCAGGTTTCAGAGGCCACTCTAGCGTCCACTTCTCCAGATGCTCGCTTTGAGTTTCTGCAAGAACGGCAAAAAAAGGTATTGACCTTAATTAAGCGCAAGCAAACGGAACTGTCAAATTTAACCACGCAGATTCAAGAGATTGCGCGATCGATGTTTTCTCACGGTCAACCGATTTACGAGCAAGCCCAAAAGCTCGACAGTGAAATTCACGAGTTATTTCAGGACATTTTCACGAAACGCAAACTTGGTAAAAAAACAAAACGCGAAATCCGTGAAGTTTACGAAATCCTGCAATTTACAGGTCGCATCAGTCCCAAATTTGATGAAGACGATGAAGACTTCGCCCGTGAGGAAGAGGCTGAAGCTGAGCGATCGCATCCCGATGGGGAGGATGAAGGATTTTTCAACGACCAGGGCGATTCAGACTGGGGCGGTCATTCTCCCTTTGAGAACACCCACACCCCTCGTCCCTCAAGGGATATGAGAAGACTCTTTCTAAAATTGGCCGATCGCTTTCACCCAGATAAAATCGCTGATCCTGAAAAACATCAGCATTATACCGAAATCATGAAAGAGGTGAATATTGCCTATAAAAGTGGTGACTTTGCCCGCTTGTTGGAAATCGAGAGACAAAGCGACGATGAAGCAGACATCGAAACCTCAGAGAACGATCGCGATCGCCAGTGCAAGCAACTCGAACAGGATCTAAAAATTCTCGAACAGCAATATGAGCAATTAAAAAGCCAAGTTCGCCAAGCCCGCAATACGCCCCAAGGGATGATGGTTAAGGAGTATCGCAAAGCTCAACGGGAGGGAACAGATTTAGTTGAAGAGTCCTTGGAAGAATTTGAAGAGGAACTCGAGTCTTTGGAAGATTTACGGAATTTCATCAGAGATTTTCGCGACAAAAAGATAACCATCAAAGAGTTTTTGCGCGGTCCATCTTACTCTGAACAGGATATGCCGGAAACAGTCGAAGATATCATCGATGAACTGGCCAAACTCGGGGTTCACATCCATTTCAATTCCTAA
- the trpB gene encoding tryptophan synthase subunit beta encodes MTVSPVSPSSATPATVPDALGRFGQFGGKYVPETLMPALAELETAFARYKDDPEFNAELNGLLKDYVGRPSPLYFAERLSEHYARPDGTGAKIYLKREDLNHTGAHKINNAIAQALLAKRMGKQRIIAETGAGQHGVATATACARFGLECIVYMGVEDMKRQALNVVRMRLLGAKVEPVSAGTGTLKDATSEAIRDWVTNVETTHYILGSVAGPHPYPMMVRDFHAIIGQETRRQCQELWDGLPDVLLACVGGGSNAMGLFYEFVNDASVRMIGVEAAGEGVTSAKHAATLTQGKVGVLHGAMSYLLQDDDGQVTEAHSISAGLDYPGVGPEHSYLKDTGRAEYYSVTDDEAMQAFQLVSCLEGIIPALETAHAFAYLDTLCPQLPDGATVVINCSGRGDKDVQTAARYLNLGDV; translated from the coding sequence ATGACCGTATCTCCCGTTTCCCCCTCCTCCGCAACCCCTGCAACCGTTCCCGATGCCCTCGGACGCTTTGGACAGTTCGGCGGTAAGTACGTCCCCGAAACCCTGATGCCGGCGTTGGCGGAACTGGAAACAGCCTTTGCCCGCTACAAAGATGACCCCGAGTTCAATGCCGAACTCAATGGACTCCTCAAAGATTACGTCGGCCGGCCCTCGCCTCTGTACTTCGCCGAACGACTCAGCGAACATTATGCCCGTCCTGACGGCACTGGGGCCAAGATTTACCTGAAACGGGAAGATCTCAACCATACTGGTGCTCATAAAATTAATAATGCGATCGCCCAGGCCCTCCTCGCCAAACGCATGGGCAAACAGCGCATCATCGCCGAAACCGGGGCCGGACAGCATGGCGTCGCCACCGCCACGGCCTGCGCTCGCTTTGGCTTAGAGTGCATCGTCTATATGGGCGTCGAAGACATGAAACGGCAAGCCCTAAACGTGGTGCGGATGCGCCTGTTGGGAGCTAAAGTTGAACCCGTCAGTGCCGGAACCGGAACCCTCAAAGATGCCACCTCCGAGGCCATTCGCGATTGGGTGACGAACGTGGAAACCACTCACTACATCCTCGGTTCCGTGGCCGGCCCCCATCCCTATCCCATGATGGTGCGGGACTTCCACGCCATCATCGGCCAAGAAACCCGCCGCCAATGTCAAGAACTCTGGGATGGCTTACCGGATGTGTTGCTGGCCTGTGTCGGCGGCGGTTCCAACGCCATGGGACTGTTTTATGAGTTTGTCAACGATGCTTCTGTACGCATGATTGGCGTTGAAGCCGCTGGGGAGGGCGTTACCTCCGCCAAACACGCCGCCACCCTCACCCAGGGCAAAGTGGGCGTGTTACATGGGGCCATGAGTTATCTGTTGCAGGATGACGATGGCCAAGTCACCGAGGCTCACTCCATTAGTGCCGGGTTGGACTATCCCGGAGTTGGCCCCGAACATAGCTATTTAAAAGATACTGGACGGGCCGAGTATTACAGCGTCACCGATGATGAGGCCATGCAAGCCTTTCAGTTGGTGTCCTGTTTAGAGGGCATCATTCCCGCCCTAGAGACGGCTCACGCCTTCGCCTATTTAGACACCCTCTGCCCCCAACTGCCTGATGGGGCAACGGTGGTGATTAATTGTTCGGGCCGGGGGGATAAGGATGTGCAGACGGCGGCTCGTTACCTGAATTTAGGGGATGTGTAA
- a CDS encoding AEC family transporter, translated as MTAILSAILPVLTIVLIGFWAGKTFTLDRVSLSRITLYIFTPALVAESLYRSPITLANAKGLFLAFSVTYALMGAIAWGLSGLLRFSASVRKSAIATSAFPNTGNMGLSVSLFAFGEEGLNRAAIVLIISSLLVFSTGPAILKGGGFTNALKFTLKLPLIWAMLMGLALRLLPFELPFQLDRVLQVLADGTIPVALVVLGIEISQSSLKLTRYDLFASGLRLLGGGAVAYAVGQVLGLEGLDLQVLVLQCSMPAAVSSFLMVKEFGGDTVRTARVVAMSSVLAFGTLPLVLGLLSLS; from the coding sequence ATGACTGCCATCCTCTCAGCCATTCTTCCCGTTCTCACCATTGTTCTGATTGGCTTCTGGGCCGGGAAAACCTTTACCCTGGACCGGGTTAGTCTCTCGCGGATTACCCTCTATATTTTTACTCCCGCTCTAGTGGCTGAGTCCCTTTATCGCAGCCCCATCACCCTGGCCAACGCCAAAGGGTTATTTTTGGCATTTTCCGTGACGTACGCGCTTATGGGAGCCATTGCCTGGGGGCTGAGTGGTCTTTTGCGGTTCTCGGCCTCTGTCCGTAAAAGTGCGATCGCCACCAGTGCATTCCCTAACACTGGCAACATGGGCCTATCGGTGAGTCTATTTGCTTTTGGCGAGGAAGGACTGAATCGAGCGGCGATCGTCCTGATTATCTCCAGCCTCTTGGTCTTTTCCACCGGTCCCGCTATCCTCAAAGGAGGTGGGTTCACCAATGCCCTCAAATTTACCCTGAAGCTGCCCTTAATTTGGGCCATGCTTATGGGACTGGCCCTGCGACTGCTTCCCTTTGAACTGCCGTTTCAACTCGATCGCGTCCTCCAAGTCTTGGCCGATGGAACCATTCCTGTGGCGTTAGTGGTATTGGGGATTGAAATTTCCCAAAGTTCCCTGAAACTCACTCGCTATGACCTCTTTGCCAGTGGCTTGAGACTTCTCGGGGGCGGGGCTGTCGCCTATGCTGTGGGGCAAGTGCTGGGTTTAGAAGGACTAGACTTGCAGGTGTTGGTGTTGCAATGTTCCATGCCCGCTGCGGTGAGTTCGTTCTTGATGGTGAAGGAGTTTGGCGGGGATACAGTCCGCACCGCGCGAGTGGTGGCGATGTCGTCGGTGCTGGCGTTTGGGACTTTGCCTCTGGTGCTGGGGTTGTTATCTCTGTCCTGA
- a CDS encoding histone deacetylase — protein sequence MFPIFYAEAFLDHRTGAYHPERPDRLRAIVQALKSQPWAEHLHWQLPGDRPELLNIITQVHPRDYVESVKRIASRGGGRIDMDTSISPSSYDVALLAVSAWLDAVDLVVHQGQPSFVLARPPGHHAERDRGMGFCIFSNAAIAARYALKQFTIDRVAVLDWDVHHGNGTQAILETHPQLAYCSLHESPNYPGTGSANETGYYQNVLNIPLPPNTTSDTYRQVFQDKVLPFLSHFRPDLLIISAGYDGTKADTISQMLLQPEDYRQFSEWCLEITPHLMFGLEGGYELESLAESVVKTIEPFMTAQG from the coding sequence ATGTTTCCTATTTTCTATGCCGAGGCCTTCCTCGATCATCGCACGGGAGCCTATCATCCAGAACGCCCGGATCGGCTCCGGGCCATCGTCCAAGCTCTAAAATCCCAACCCTGGGCGGAGCATCTCCATTGGCAACTTCCTGGCGATCGCCCTGAATTGCTCAACATCATCACGCAAGTGCATCCCCGTGACTATGTCGAGTCCGTGAAACGGATTGCCAGTCGTGGTGGTGGACGCATTGATATGGACACGTCTATCTCGCCAAGTTCCTATGATGTGGCACTCTTAGCTGTGAGTGCTTGGTTGGATGCCGTTGATTTAGTGGTTCATCAGGGACAGCCGAGTTTTGTCTTGGCCCGTCCCCCGGGCCATCATGCCGAACGCGATCGCGGTATGGGATTTTGCATTTTCTCCAATGCGGCGATCGCGGCCCGTTATGCCCTCAAGCAATTTACAATTGACCGAGTGGCGGTCTTAGATTGGGATGTCCATCATGGCAACGGCACTCAAGCCATTCTAGAAACCCATCCTCAACTGGCCTATTGTTCTCTCCATGAATCCCCCAACTACCCCGGAACCGGCTCAGCCAATGAAACTGGCTATTATCAAAATGTCTTAAATATCCCCCTTCCCCCTAACACCACCTCAGACACCTATCGTCAGGTTTTCCAGGATAAAGTCCTTCCCTTTCTCAGCCATTTTCGCCCCGACTTGTTAATTATTAGTGCTGGCTATGACGGCACAAAAGCTGATACGATTTCACAAATGTTGTTACAGCCGGAAGACTATCGTCAATTCAGTGAATGGTGTCTAGAGATTACCCCTCATCTCATGTTTGGTTTAGAAGGAGGCTATGAGTTAGAGAGTCTCGCTGAGTCGGTCGTGAAAACCATTGAACCCTTTATGACTGCTCAGGGTTAA